A single window of Lutzomyia longipalpis isolate SR_M1_2022 chromosome 1, ASM2433408v1 DNA harbors:
- the LOC129797486 gene encoding choline transporter-like 2 isoform X3 has product MPSPRNDERAVLAKDYGEPMKYDPNFKGPLKSRSCTDIICLLLFMLFLIGWGIVAAYAYKNGDLARLLMPTDSQNNRCGVDSNVLNKPYLFFFDLSRCVDITTPINGCPTPQVCVEKCPESSFLFDMVSESESIDNLRNLLICDATVNKNDITSYAIAKEYVDNNRCARWYLQSVPFYGRCIPFDFESARQILETIALELQNLIQAVDHIKILATINGVGQMVVEDVMDSWLTILISLGITMIVSLLFIVIMRWVAAPVIWLTIFGVIGILGYIIYYSSTMYIELKDNPVYTSAPGTNINALIKSYLDNKNTWLYILIGVSIILLIILLLVVVLRKRIVIAIALVKEGSKAVSSTTSTIFFPLFPWTLYLLVIAFSVAVGLYLASVGDPVYRVVGLNETNPDGCVCTGPPEGIYQNGHHCTPDLFQQHCREPITGSFFQQRNGQCRTASCHFQYIDSPKIVGYFHGVNVVGFFWLLFFVSAFNEMVLASAFSTWYWTFHKSDVPFFNVTISMGRTIRYHLGTLAFGSLIITICRIIRCILEYIDHKLKKFDNEVTRAILCCCKCFFWCLEKFLKFLNRNAYIMCAIHGKNFCSSARDAFNLLMRNFLRVITLDKVTDFLFFMAKVLIAAGMGVATHYFLKSPHSTLDLNYTFVPVIIVAVGSYLIASIFFSVYSMAVDTLFLCFLEDTERNDGSPEKPYFMSMELMRILGKKNEVPRHRYR; this is encoded by the exons gCGAGCCTATGAAATATGACCCAAATTTCAAAGGACCACTGAAGAGTCGCTCATGCACTGATATAATATGTTTGCTCCTATTTATGCTCTTCCTCATTGGATGGGGTATAGTTGCTGCGTACG caTATAAAAATGGTGATTTAGCACGTCTCCTTATGCCAACTGACTCCCAGAATAATCGCTGTGGGGTTGACAGTAATGTGCTCAATAAGCCCtatctctttttctttgatcTCTCACGGTGCGTGGATATTACGACACCAATCAATGGATGTCCCACACCACAGGTTTGCGTGGAAAAATGTCCAGAGAGCTCTTTTCTCTTCGACATGGTATCTGAGAGTGAATCAATTGATAATCTGAGGAATCTTCTAATCTGTGATGCCACCgtcaataaaaatgatatcACATCGTATGCAATAGCCAAAGAATATGTAGATAACAATCGATGTGCTCGGTGGTATCTTCAGAGTGTTCCAT TTTATGGTCGGTGCATTCCATTTGATTTTGAAAGTGCTAGGCAAATTTTAGAAACAATTGCACTTGAATTGCAAAATCTCATACAAGCTGTGGATCATATTAAAATCCTTGCTACCATCAATGGG GTTGGTCAGATGGTGGTTGAAGATGTTATGGATTCATGGTTGACAATCCTAATTTCTCTGGGCATTACAATGATAGTTTCGTTGCTTTTCATTGTAATAATGAGATGGGTTGCCGCTCCCGTGATTTGGTTAACAATATTCGGTGTTATTGGAATTCTTGGATACA ttatttACTACAGCAGTACAATGTACATTGAATTAAAAGACAATCCCGTATACACCAGTGCTCCTGGAACAAATATTAATGCACTAATCAAATCTTACTTGGACAACAAAAATACTTGGCTGTACATTCTCATTGGCGTATCTataattcttttgattatATTGTTACTGGTTGTGGTACTACGAAAGAGAATCGTGATTGCAATTGCACTTGTTAAAGAGGGAAGCAA GGCAGTAAGCTCAACGACAtcaacaatatttttcccaCTGTTTCCTTGGACACTTTACCTGCTCGTGATTGCTTTTTCGGTTGCAGTAGGTCTCTACTTGGCATCTGTTGGAGATCCCGTTTACCGTGTTGTGGGACTCAATGAAACAAATCCAGATGGATGCGTTTGTACAGGACCACCTGaaggaatttatcaaaatggtCATCATTGCACCCCTGACTTATTCCAACAGCATTGCCGGGAACCTATTACCGGCTCATTCTTTCAGCAGAGAAACGGTCAATGTCGCACAGCATCATGCCATTTTCAGTACATTGATAGCCCAAAAATTGTTGGGTACTTCCATGGGGTCAATGTTGTGGGATTCTTCTGGTTACTCTTCTTCGTATCAGCCTTCAATGAAATGGTTCTTGCATCGGCCTTTTCAACGTGGTACTGGACTTTCCACAAGTCTGATGTTCCCTTTTTCAACGTAACAATCTCCATGGGACGGACAATACGATACCACCTAGGAACACTAGCATTTGGATCACTTATCATTACAATTTGTCGGATTATTCGATGTATTCTGGAATATATCGATCACAAACTCAAAAAATTCGATAATGAAGTTACAAGAGCAATTTTATGCTGCTGCAAATGTTTCTTCTGGTGCTTGGAAAAGTTCCTCAAGTTCTTGAACAG AAATGCCTACATCATGTGCGCAATTCATGGGAAGAATTTCTGTTCAAGTGCCCGGGATGCTTTCAATTTGCTCATGAGGAATTTCTTGCGTGTGATAACGCTGGACAAGGTCACAGATTTCCTCTTCTTTATGGCCAAAGTACTGATTGCGGCAGGAATGGGAGTAGCAACGCACTACTTCCTCAAGAGTCCGCACAGTACACTCGATCTTAATTATACATTCGTCCCCGTAATTATTGTAGCAGTTGGGAGCTACCTCATTGCATCCATATTCTTCTCAGTGTATTCCATGGCTGTGGACACACTCTTCCTGTGTTTCCTTG
- the LOC129797486 gene encoding choline transporter-like 2 isoform X2 — protein sequence MKKNRGQMPSPRNDERAVLAKDYGEPMKYDPNFKGPLKSRSCTDIICLLLFMLFLIGWGIVAAYAYKNGDLARLLMPTDSQNNRCGVDSNVLNKPYLFFFDLSRCVDITTPINGCPTPQVCVEKCPESSFLFDMVSESESIDNLRNLLICDATVNKNDITSYAIAKEYVDNNRCARWYLQSVPFYGRCIPFDFESARQILETIALELQNLIQAVDHIKILATINGVGQMVVEDVMDSWLTILISLGITMIVSLLFIVIMRWVAAPVIWLTIFGVIGILGYIIYYSSTMYIELKDNPVYTSAPGTNINALIKSYLDNKNTWLYILIGVSIILLIILLLVVVLRKRIVIAIALVKEGSKAVSSTTSTIFFPLFPWTLYLLVIAFSVAVGLYLASVGDPVYRVVGLNETNPDGCVCTGPPEGIYQNGHHCTPDLFQQHCREPITGSFFQQRNGQCRTASCHFQYIDSPKIVGYFHGVNVVGFFWLLFFVSAFNEMVLASAFSTWYWTFHKSDVPFFNVTISMGRTIRYHLGTLAFGSLIITICRIIRCILEYIDHKLKKFDNEVTRAILCCCKCFFWCLEKFLKFLNRNAYIMCAIHGKNFCSSARDAFNLLMRNFLRVITLDKVTDFLFFMAKVLIAAGMGVATHYFLKSPHSTLDLNYTFVPVIIVAVGSYLIASIFFSVYSMAVDTLFLCFLEDTERNDGSPEKPYFMSMELMRILGKKNEVPRHRYR from the exons gCGAGCCTATGAAATATGACCCAAATTTCAAAGGACCACTGAAGAGTCGCTCATGCACTGATATAATATGTTTGCTCCTATTTATGCTCTTCCTCATTGGATGGGGTATAGTTGCTGCGTACG caTATAAAAATGGTGATTTAGCACGTCTCCTTATGCCAACTGACTCCCAGAATAATCGCTGTGGGGTTGACAGTAATGTGCTCAATAAGCCCtatctctttttctttgatcTCTCACGGTGCGTGGATATTACGACACCAATCAATGGATGTCCCACACCACAGGTTTGCGTGGAAAAATGTCCAGAGAGCTCTTTTCTCTTCGACATGGTATCTGAGAGTGAATCAATTGATAATCTGAGGAATCTTCTAATCTGTGATGCCACCgtcaataaaaatgatatcACATCGTATGCAATAGCCAAAGAATATGTAGATAACAATCGATGTGCTCGGTGGTATCTTCAGAGTGTTCCAT TTTATGGTCGGTGCATTCCATTTGATTTTGAAAGTGCTAGGCAAATTTTAGAAACAATTGCACTTGAATTGCAAAATCTCATACAAGCTGTGGATCATATTAAAATCCTTGCTACCATCAATGGG GTTGGTCAGATGGTGGTTGAAGATGTTATGGATTCATGGTTGACAATCCTAATTTCTCTGGGCATTACAATGATAGTTTCGTTGCTTTTCATTGTAATAATGAGATGGGTTGCCGCTCCCGTGATTTGGTTAACAATATTCGGTGTTATTGGAATTCTTGGATACA ttatttACTACAGCAGTACAATGTACATTGAATTAAAAGACAATCCCGTATACACCAGTGCTCCTGGAACAAATATTAATGCACTAATCAAATCTTACTTGGACAACAAAAATACTTGGCTGTACATTCTCATTGGCGTATCTataattcttttgattatATTGTTACTGGTTGTGGTACTACGAAAGAGAATCGTGATTGCAATTGCACTTGTTAAAGAGGGAAGCAA GGCAGTAAGCTCAACGACAtcaacaatatttttcccaCTGTTTCCTTGGACACTTTACCTGCTCGTGATTGCTTTTTCGGTTGCAGTAGGTCTCTACTTGGCATCTGTTGGAGATCCCGTTTACCGTGTTGTGGGACTCAATGAAACAAATCCAGATGGATGCGTTTGTACAGGACCACCTGaaggaatttatcaaaatggtCATCATTGCACCCCTGACTTATTCCAACAGCATTGCCGGGAACCTATTACCGGCTCATTCTTTCAGCAGAGAAACGGTCAATGTCGCACAGCATCATGCCATTTTCAGTACATTGATAGCCCAAAAATTGTTGGGTACTTCCATGGGGTCAATGTTGTGGGATTCTTCTGGTTACTCTTCTTCGTATCAGCCTTCAATGAAATGGTTCTTGCATCGGCCTTTTCAACGTGGTACTGGACTTTCCACAAGTCTGATGTTCCCTTTTTCAACGTAACAATCTCCATGGGACGGACAATACGATACCACCTAGGAACACTAGCATTTGGATCACTTATCATTACAATTTGTCGGATTATTCGATGTATTCTGGAATATATCGATCACAAACTCAAAAAATTCGATAATGAAGTTACAAGAGCAATTTTATGCTGCTGCAAATGTTTCTTCTGGTGCTTGGAAAAGTTCCTCAAGTTCTTGAACAG AAATGCCTACATCATGTGCGCAATTCATGGGAAGAATTTCTGTTCAAGTGCCCGGGATGCTTTCAATTTGCTCATGAGGAATTTCTTGCGTGTGATAACGCTGGACAAGGTCACAGATTTCCTCTTCTTTATGGCCAAAGTACTGATTGCGGCAGGAATGGGAGTAGCAACGCACTACTTCCTCAAGAGTCCGCACAGTACACTCGATCTTAATTATACATTCGTCCCCGTAATTATTGTAGCAGTTGGGAGCTACCTCATTGCATCCATATTCTTCTCAGTGTATTCCATGGCTGTGGACACACTCTTCCTGTGTTTCCTTG
- the LOC129797486 gene encoding choline transporter-like 2 isoform X1, with translation MGCCSCCAEEAPIKRNGRNTEEDDRVREESDTLLYSEPMKYDPNFKGPLKSRSCTDIICLLLFMLFLIGWGIVAAYAYKNGDLARLLMPTDSQNNRCGVDSNVLNKPYLFFFDLSRCVDITTPINGCPTPQVCVEKCPESSFLFDMVSESESIDNLRNLLICDATVNKNDITSYAIAKEYVDNNRCARWYLQSVPFYGRCIPFDFESARQILETIALELQNLIQAVDHIKILATINGVGQMVVEDVMDSWLTILISLGITMIVSLLFIVIMRWVAAPVIWLTIFGVIGILGYIIYYSSTMYIELKDNPVYTSAPGTNINALIKSYLDNKNTWLYILIGVSIILLIILLLVVVLRKRIVIAIALVKEGSKAVSSTTSTIFFPLFPWTLYLLVIAFSVAVGLYLASVGDPVYRVVGLNETNPDGCVCTGPPEGIYQNGHHCTPDLFQQHCREPITGSFFQQRNGQCRTASCHFQYIDSPKIVGYFHGVNVVGFFWLLFFVSAFNEMVLASAFSTWYWTFHKSDVPFFNVTISMGRTIRYHLGTLAFGSLIITICRIIRCILEYIDHKLKKFDNEVTRAILCCCKCFFWCLEKFLKFLNRNAYIMCAIHGKNFCSSARDAFNLLMRNFLRVITLDKVTDFLFFMAKVLIAAGMGVATHYFLKSPHSTLDLNYTFVPVIIVAVGSYLIASIFFSVYSMAVDTLFLCFLEDTERNDGSPEKPYFMSMELMRILGKKNEVPRHRYR, from the exons gCGAGCCTATGAAATATGACCCAAATTTCAAAGGACCACTGAAGAGTCGCTCATGCACTGATATAATATGTTTGCTCCTATTTATGCTCTTCCTCATTGGATGGGGTATAGTTGCTGCGTACG caTATAAAAATGGTGATTTAGCACGTCTCCTTATGCCAACTGACTCCCAGAATAATCGCTGTGGGGTTGACAGTAATGTGCTCAATAAGCCCtatctctttttctttgatcTCTCACGGTGCGTGGATATTACGACACCAATCAATGGATGTCCCACACCACAGGTTTGCGTGGAAAAATGTCCAGAGAGCTCTTTTCTCTTCGACATGGTATCTGAGAGTGAATCAATTGATAATCTGAGGAATCTTCTAATCTGTGATGCCACCgtcaataaaaatgatatcACATCGTATGCAATAGCCAAAGAATATGTAGATAACAATCGATGTGCTCGGTGGTATCTTCAGAGTGTTCCAT TTTATGGTCGGTGCATTCCATTTGATTTTGAAAGTGCTAGGCAAATTTTAGAAACAATTGCACTTGAATTGCAAAATCTCATACAAGCTGTGGATCATATTAAAATCCTTGCTACCATCAATGGG GTTGGTCAGATGGTGGTTGAAGATGTTATGGATTCATGGTTGACAATCCTAATTTCTCTGGGCATTACAATGATAGTTTCGTTGCTTTTCATTGTAATAATGAGATGGGTTGCCGCTCCCGTGATTTGGTTAACAATATTCGGTGTTATTGGAATTCTTGGATACA ttatttACTACAGCAGTACAATGTACATTGAATTAAAAGACAATCCCGTATACACCAGTGCTCCTGGAACAAATATTAATGCACTAATCAAATCTTACTTGGACAACAAAAATACTTGGCTGTACATTCTCATTGGCGTATCTataattcttttgattatATTGTTACTGGTTGTGGTACTACGAAAGAGAATCGTGATTGCAATTGCACTTGTTAAAGAGGGAAGCAA GGCAGTAAGCTCAACGACAtcaacaatatttttcccaCTGTTTCCTTGGACACTTTACCTGCTCGTGATTGCTTTTTCGGTTGCAGTAGGTCTCTACTTGGCATCTGTTGGAGATCCCGTTTACCGTGTTGTGGGACTCAATGAAACAAATCCAGATGGATGCGTTTGTACAGGACCACCTGaaggaatttatcaaaatggtCATCATTGCACCCCTGACTTATTCCAACAGCATTGCCGGGAACCTATTACCGGCTCATTCTTTCAGCAGAGAAACGGTCAATGTCGCACAGCATCATGCCATTTTCAGTACATTGATAGCCCAAAAATTGTTGGGTACTTCCATGGGGTCAATGTTGTGGGATTCTTCTGGTTACTCTTCTTCGTATCAGCCTTCAATGAAATGGTTCTTGCATCGGCCTTTTCAACGTGGTACTGGACTTTCCACAAGTCTGATGTTCCCTTTTTCAACGTAACAATCTCCATGGGACGGACAATACGATACCACCTAGGAACACTAGCATTTGGATCACTTATCATTACAATTTGTCGGATTATTCGATGTATTCTGGAATATATCGATCACAAACTCAAAAAATTCGATAATGAAGTTACAAGAGCAATTTTATGCTGCTGCAAATGTTTCTTCTGGTGCTTGGAAAAGTTCCTCAAGTTCTTGAACAG AAATGCCTACATCATGTGCGCAATTCATGGGAAGAATTTCTGTTCAAGTGCCCGGGATGCTTTCAATTTGCTCATGAGGAATTTCTTGCGTGTGATAACGCTGGACAAGGTCACAGATTTCCTCTTCTTTATGGCCAAAGTACTGATTGCGGCAGGAATGGGAGTAGCAACGCACTACTTCCTCAAGAGTCCGCACAGTACACTCGATCTTAATTATACATTCGTCCCCGTAATTATTGTAGCAGTTGGGAGCTACCTCATTGCATCCATATTCTTCTCAGTGTATTCCATGGCTGTGGACACACTCTTCCTGTGTTTCCTTG